The Rattus rattus isolate New Zealand chromosome X, Rrattus_CSIRO_v1, whole genome shotgun sequence genome has a window encoding:
- the LOC116888225 gene encoding normal mucosa of esophagus-specific gene 1 protein-like, with translation MPVTKFLHKNPYLQYLRRYPLAFFISVAATGASPFALYALKKTDMVIDRKRNPEPWEMVAPTQPQKLITINQQWKPVELLQKVRRATR, from the coding sequence ATGCCAGTTACAAAATTCCTACATAAAAATCCGTACCTCCAGTACTTGAGAAGGTATCCTTTGGCGTTTTTTATAAGTGTGGCTGCCACTGGAGCCTCACCTTTTGCTTTGTATGCTTTGAAAAAAACTGACATGGTTATTGATCgaaaaagaaacccagaaccTTGGGAAATGGTGGCTCCTACTCAACCCCAAAAGCTTATAACCATCAACCAGCAATGGAAGCCCGTTGAGTTGCTGCAGAAAGTCCGGAGAGCAACCAGATGA